In one Gemmatimonadota bacterium genomic region, the following are encoded:
- a CDS encoding M42 family metallopeptidase, with protein MLKPDAVALLKRLLDTPGPSGFESAPARVWREEARTFAEVTGDVHGNSIAVVNPGGSPTVMLAGHIDEIGVIVTWIDDDGFVYIGPIGGWDPQVLVGQRLRFAGRDGDVLGVVGKKPIHLMKTEDREKASKITDLWVDVGASSRAQAEAMLSIGDAGVIDSRALDFPNDRIVSRSIDDRIGAFVVLEALRRYAADPGDARVVAVATTQEEIAYMGGGALVAGARVNPAMAIVVDVTFATDHPSMEKKELGEHKLGGGPVLTRGSVVSPVAFRILRDTAESLRIPYSLHAAGRDTSTDADAIHLAREGVATALLSVPNRYMHSPNEMVSLVDLDRAATLIAAACKAITPATDFTAR; from the coding sequence ATGCTCAAACCCGACGCCGTTGCCCTGCTCAAGCGCCTTCTCGACACGCCCGGCCCATCGGGATTCGAGTCGGCCCCTGCGCGCGTTTGGCGCGAGGAAGCCCGCACCTTCGCCGAGGTCACGGGCGACGTACACGGCAACTCGATTGCCGTCGTGAACCCAGGCGGGTCACCCACGGTAATGCTCGCGGGCCATATCGACGAGATTGGCGTGATCGTCACGTGGATCGACGACGACGGGTTTGTATACATCGGTCCAATCGGCGGTTGGGACCCGCAGGTGCTCGTGGGCCAGCGCCTTCGATTTGCCGGACGCGACGGTGACGTGCTCGGGGTGGTCGGAAAGAAACCGATTCACCTTATGAAAACAGAGGACCGCGAAAAAGCGTCGAAGATCACGGACCTCTGGGTGGACGTCGGCGCCAGCTCGCGTGCGCAAGCCGAAGCGATGCTCTCCATTGGTGACGCTGGCGTCATCGATTCGCGCGCGCTCGACTTTCCCAACGACCGTATTGTGTCGCGTTCCATCGACGATCGCATCGGTGCCTTCGTGGTGCTCGAAGCGCTGCGGCGCTACGCCGCTGATCCGGGCGATGCGCGCGTCGTGGCCGTCGCCACCACACAGGAAGAGATCGCGTACATGGGCGGCGGTGCCCTCGTGGCTGGCGCACGGGTGAACCCCGCGATGGCGATCGTCGTGGACGTCACCTTTGCCACCGATCACCCCTCGATGGAAAAGAAGGAACTCGGCGAGCACAAACTCGGCGGCGGGCCCGTGCTCACGCGCGGATCGGTGGTGTCGCCGGTCGCGTTTCGCATTCTGCGTGACACCGCCGAGTCACTGCGCATTCCGTACAGCCTCCACGCCGCCGGACGCGACACGAGCACGGACGCCGACGCAATCCATCTCGCGCGCGAGGGCGTGGCCACCGCGTTACTCTCGGTGCCGAACCGCTACATGCACTCACCCAATGAAATGGTGAGTCTCGTCGATCTCGATCGCGCGGCAACGCTGATTGCTGCCGCGTGCAAAGCAATCACGCCGGCGACGGATTTTACCGCGCGCTAA
- a CDS encoding HEAT repeat domain-containing protein, with product MENALTLARHFARLVWLLIHEPDSVDEQKAALRAVVTVSKDKAARLSVTDGRLMVNDVELPNALSGASELIDRLGRHGIAELEIAEHAVAADLLTIARLLAEGSGNDGVGAEAARQLLVFEAPTVRLMREAATAPVEVARAPATVTLSAFAPDSPERATLQQLAEATDPQVASGMLDNLMFVAETAFREGRVVDAALLCAALQEIEAQMIEIEVRRFFLVALRRLTKPNFLRPIANLVATNPEHAVMAANILDRFGQDGVDALVDQYINAHADAERELYRAALVSLPGVRSALTQMLSDPRWFMARHAVLLLGDLGAAQSERAVAELLNHADERVRRAAVRTLARAETAFVFDAMARALADASPSVRLAAIAALVARKSTRSATLLSAAIDDEEQLEVQFALLAALGRIATPDSVQKLIKATESGGGLFKTKKNAGLRVAAVHALAEARTPNATNALRSLQSDRDKEVAEAARLALAAPRPSAA from the coding sequence ATGGAAAACGCACTCACTCTCGCCCGTCATTTTGCTCGCCTCGTCTGGCTGTTGATCCACGAGCCGGACTCCGTGGATGAGCAGAAGGCAGCGCTGCGTGCCGTGGTGACCGTGTCCAAGGACAAGGCGGCGCGCTTGTCGGTGACCGACGGCCGGCTCATGGTGAATGACGTGGAACTCCCGAATGCGCTCTCCGGAGCCAGCGAACTCATCGACCGGTTGGGTCGACACGGTATTGCGGAACTCGAGATTGCTGAGCACGCGGTGGCTGCCGACCTGCTGACGATTGCGCGATTGCTGGCCGAGGGCAGCGGAAACGATGGGGTGGGGGCGGAGGCGGCGCGGCAGCTGCTGGTGTTTGAAGCGCCGACGGTGCGCCTGATGCGCGAGGCGGCGACGGCGCCGGTCGAGGTGGCTCGCGCTCCTGCCACCGTGACCCTCTCGGCGTTTGCGCCGGATTCCCCGGAGCGCGCGACACTCCAGCAGTTGGCGGAGGCGACCGACCCACAGGTGGCATCGGGGATGCTCGACAACCTGATGTTTGTGGCGGAGACGGCGTTCCGTGAGGGGCGCGTCGTGGATGCAGCGTTGCTGTGCGCGGCGCTGCAGGAAATTGAAGCGCAGATGATCGAAATCGAAGTGCGACGGTTCTTTCTCGTGGCGCTGCGTCGGTTGACCAAGCCGAATTTTCTGCGACCGATCGCGAATCTCGTGGCGACGAATCCTGAGCACGCCGTGATGGCCGCAAACATCCTCGACCGGTTTGGGCAGGACGGCGTCGACGCCCTCGTGGATCAGTATATCAACGCGCATGCAGACGCCGAGCGCGAGTTGTATCGCGCCGCGCTGGTGTCGCTACCCGGGGTGCGCAGCGCGCTCACGCAAATGCTGAGCGACCCTCGGTGGTTTATGGCGCGCCACGCCGTGCTGCTGCTCGGTGATCTCGGCGCGGCACAGAGCGAGCGTGCGGTGGCCGAGTTGCTCAATCATGCCGACGAACGCGTGCGACGCGCGGCGGTGCGTACGCTGGCGCGCGCGGAAACGGCGTTCGTGTTCGACGCCATGGCGCGCGCGCTTGCCGACGCCTCACCCAGCGTGCGATTGGCAGCGATTGCCGCGCTCGTAGCGCGCAAGAGTACGCGCTCCGCGACGCTGTTGAGTGCGGCAATCGACGACGAAGAGCAGCTCGAGGTGCAGTTTGCGCTGTTGGCGGCGCTGGGTCGCATCGCGACGCCGGACTCGGTGCAAAAGCTGATCAAAGCCACGGAGTCGGGCGGTGGCTTGTTCAAGACCAAGAAGAATGCCGGGCTACGGGTGGCCGCCGTGCACGCGCTCGCCGAAGCGCGCACGCCGAACGCCACCAATGCGCTCCGTTCGTTGCAGAGCGACCGGGATAAAGAAGTCGCGGAGGCCGCACGACTCGCGCTGGCTGCTCCGCGCCCGTCTGCGGCGTAA